The following coding sequences are from one Alosa alosa isolate M-15738 ecotype Scorff River chromosome 3, AALO_Geno_1.1, whole genome shotgun sequence window:
- the LOC125292351 gene encoding E3 ubiquitin-protein ligase TRIM35-like: MASKLEEEISCPVCTEIFKDPVILTCSHSVCRVCLQQFWDTKGSRECPVCRNTSLKDSPLPNLTLKNLCEVYLQERDHTDALCKEHKRKLELFCQDDKQLVCLVCLCSKLHKHHNFSPTVEAACEMKEELKNKLQPLQEKLEEFEEAKVTCDETAEYIKTQAQNTEKQIKEEFEKLHQFLRDEEAARIAALREEEEQKSQMMKEKIEKMSREISSLSDTIRAIEEEMGADDITFLQVGTIHCL, encoded by the exons ATGGCCTCTAAACTAGAAGAGGAGATATCTTGTCCTGTGTGCACGGAGATCTTCAAGGATCCTGTCATCCTGACCTGTAGTCACAGTGTGTGTAGAGTCTGTCTGCAGCAGTTCTGGGACACCAAAGGATCCAGAGAATGTCCGGTCTGCAGGAATACATCGCTGAAAGATTCTCCCCTCCCAAATCTGACTTTAAAGAACCTCTGTGAGGTTTACTTACAAGAGAGAGATCATACGGACGCACTCTGCaaagagcacaaaagaaaaCTGGAGCTCTTCTGCCAAGACGACAAACAGCTTGTGTGCCTGGTGTGTCTGTGCTCAAAATTACACAAACATCACAACTTCAGTCCTACTGTGGAAGCTGCCTGTGAGATGAAG GAGGAGCTCAAGAACAAGCTGCAGCCTCTACAGGAGAAGCTGGAGGAGTTTGAGGAAGCTAAAGTGACCTGTGATGAAACAGCTGAGTATATTAAG ACTCAAGCCCAGAACACAGAAAAGCAGATCAAGGAGGAGTTTGAGAAGCTTCACCAGTTTCTACGAGATGAAGAGGCAGCCAGGATAGCTGcactgagggaggaagaggagcagaagagtCAGATGATGAAGGAGAAGATTGAGAAGATGAGCAGAGAGATCTCATCTCTTTCAGACACAATCAGAGCCATAgaagaggagatgggagctgatgacatcacattcCTGCAGGTAGGAACCATCCACTGTCTGTAA